Genomic window (Jeotgalibaca ciconiae):
GATATCTTTTAGATCATATCCTGCTAGTGATAATACTGTTGATGTTAAGGTAATGCTGTGGCCGACAAATAGTAAATCAGAATCTGGATATTTTTTAGCATGGTGTAGGATCGATTTTGTTCCTCTTGTAATCAAACTTGTGTATGTCTCTCCTTCAAAAGAAGAGGGATCATAGAGGTGTGGTTCATTTCTTAAATGATAAAAGATTTCTTGATACTTTTCTGCTAAATCTGGGATATATAACCCTTCCCATTTCCCATAACCAAATTCTTTTAACAATGAATCTTCTTCTAATGGAATGGCTTGCTTAAATTGGCTTCGAATTAAACGAGCTGTATGCAGCGCTCGTAACTGAGGGCTGCTAATGATATGAGAAATAGCTTTATCGCTTAAATATTTTCCTGTCTTGATGGCATCTTCTTTACTCTGTTCAAGTAAAGGAGAATCGATATCACCTCCTTGAACATGATCTGCTGCATTCAATTCTGTTTGACCGTGACGAACAAAGTATAAACGTTGCATAATAACCACCTTAAAATTTTATTTTACAAAAAATGAAAAAAATCCCAAAAATAATCTCTTTTTTATTTTCATACATACAAAACGGATTAATTTAAACGTTTAACTTGAAATATAATTTCAAGTTGTTATAATGAAAGTGAAATAAAACGTTTTCAAGGAGGAGGGCTTGTATGTATGGTTTTTCAGTTTTTCTAAATGAAGAAATAAATTCCGATACCATCAGCTATAT
Coding sequences:
- a CDS encoding histidine phosphatase family protein, yielding MQRLYFVRHGQTELNAADHVQGGDIDSPLLEQSKEDAIKTGKYLSDKAISHIISSPQLRALHTARLIRSQFKQAIPLEEDSLLKEFGYGKWEGLYIPDLAEKYQEIFYHLRNEPHLYDPSSFEGETYTSLITRGTKSILHHAKKYPDSDLLFVGHSITLTSTVLSLAGYDLKDIRSQTPMANTSITRLIRDGDTFSLDSWNYIDHLNE